The Paramisgurnus dabryanus chromosome 3, PD_genome_1.1, whole genome shotgun sequence genome includes a window with the following:
- the syngr2a gene encoding synaptogyrin-2a, producing MDTSAYGASLAGGAFDFSSFIKQPQTIVRIFSWIFSIVVFATLISEGYINESTGADTKCIFNQNDSACSYGTSIGVLAFLACVIFIVLDAYLPQISNANDRKYVVLSDLVFSGVWTFLWFVCFCVLANQWSNTQTTKGIPADAARAVVAFSFFSIATWALLTVFAFKHYRQGLDSVGLGYTDPVSDHTSPYPSAYPYPPGAPEGYQQSPFTHSSAGEGAYQPPSY from the exons ATGGACACCAGCGCGTACGGGGCTTCGCTGGCCGGCGGAGCTTTTGATTTCAGCAGCTTTATTAAACAGCCGCAGACGATCGTGCGGATTTTCAGTTGG ATCTTCTCAATAGTAGTGTTTGCTACCCTAATTTCTGAAGGATACATCAATGAATCAACTGGAGCGGACactaaatgtattttcaatCAAAACGACAGTGCTTGCAGTTATGGAACTTCTATTGGAGTTCTAGCTTTCCTGGCCTGCGTTATCTTTATTGTGCTGGATGCGTATCTCCCTCAGATCAGCAATGCCAACGACAGAAAATACGTTGTCCTGAGTGATCTTGTTTTCTCTG GTGTCTGGACATTTCtgtggtttgtgtgtttttgtgtgctaGCCAATCAGTGGTCCAATACACAGACAACTAAGGGAATCCCCGCCGATGCAGCCCGAGCCGTGGTGGCCTTCTCCTTCTTCTCCATTGCTACCTGG GCACTGCTCACCGTGTTTGCATTTAAACACTACCGTCAGGGCTTGGACAGCGTTGGGCTGGGCTACACCGATCCAGTCAGTGACCACACCTCACCTTATCCATCTGCATATCCATATCCTCCTGGTGCTCCTGAAGGTTATCAGCAGTCTCCGTTCACTCACAGTTCTGCAGGAGAAGGAGCGTATCAGCCTCCGTCTTACTGA